In one window of Pseudobdellovibrionaceae bacterium DNA:
- a CDS encoding uroporphyrinogen decarboxylase, with translation MANDLFKAALSGEPVSVPPIWFMRQAGRYHSHYQNLRSRYSFMDLCKVPELAAEVAYGPVAEFDFDVSIMFSDLLFPLEAFGMGLTYEPGPVLGWKLNRRTLKDLKSVDEALPLLQFQGDVLRATRQRLPQNKSLIGFIGGPWTLYTYAVEGGHKGALTEAKADLTLFTDFTSRLLPLLQENIRLQLNAGAEIVMIFDTAAGELSPSLFNSLVVPELEKLSQSFPGRLGYYSKLTDNSHLRPRLWQDPNWAGFGVDHRWNVHEVLAGRNKSVGPEKGFVQGNFDQALLFSEPEQFKKVLGDYLNPLVEMSPEQRRGWVCGLGHGILPQTPEKHVHLFIETVRKRFS, from the coding sequence ATGGCAAATGATCTTTTTAAAGCGGCATTGAGTGGCGAACCGGTGTCGGTTCCGCCCATTTGGTTTATGAGGCAGGCCGGCCGTTACCATAGTCATTACCAGAATTTAAGATCTAGATATTCGTTTATGGATTTGTGTAAGGTGCCAGAGTTGGCTGCTGAAGTGGCTTATGGCCCGGTAGCCGAATTTGATTTTGACGTCTCTATAATGTTTAGTGATTTGCTATTTCCGCTTGAGGCATTCGGCATGGGTCTGACCTATGAACCCGGTCCTGTTTTGGGTTGGAAACTAAATCGTAGAACTTTAAAAGATCTAAAAAGCGTCGATGAGGCTTTGCCGCTTTTACAGTTTCAAGGAGATGTGTTGAGGGCGACCCGCCAGCGCTTGCCTCAAAATAAAAGTTTAATCGGCTTTATTGGCGGTCCGTGGACGTTGTACACCTACGCTGTGGAGGGCGGCCACAAAGGGGCACTAACAGAAGCGAAAGCGGATTTGACTTTGTTTACTGATTTCACCAGCCGATTGCTACCGCTGTTGCAGGAGAATATTCGATTGCAACTGAATGCAGGGGCCGAGATCGTTATGATTTTTGATACGGCTGCAGGCGAATTATCGCCGTCTCTGTTTAATTCTCTAGTGGTGCCGGAGCTTGAGAAATTATCTCAATCTTTTCCGGGGCGCTTGGGGTATTACTCAAAATTAACGGACAACTCTCATTTACGTCCCCGTTTATGGCAAGACCCCAATTGGGCGGGTTTTGGGGTGGATCACCGGTGGAATGTCCACGAAGTTCTGGCTGGACGAAATAAATCTGTTGGCCCCGAAAAAGGATTTGTGCAGGGCAATTTTGATCAAGCACTTCTATTTTCTGAGCCAGAGCAGTTTAAAAAAGTTTTAGGTGATTATCTCAACCCACTTGTTGAGATGTCACCCGAGCAACGGCGCGGTTGGGTTTGTGGGCTAGGGCACGGCATTCTGCCACAAACTCCAGAAAAGCATGTGCATTTATTTATAGAAACTGTGCGAAAAAGGTTTTCATGA
- a CDS encoding response regulator transcription factor, protein MNLLLVEDDKSLGVSLKERLDKEGYQTTWVSTLARAKEAFKATRFDLVILDVGLPDGSGFDFAKEVRESSTVPFIFVTAQTSAEQRLHGYEIGAEEYIPKPFHLKEFLMRVSHVLENHAIDAVVSCGQKQILFQSMSILNEDGTQTRLPLKDFQILKLLIERSPQVVSRDDILNKVWGEEKFPTHRTVDNIILRIRQALGEGGSRCIRSVRGVGYQWAEKVAVEHGK, encoded by the coding sequence ATGAATTTGTTGCTGGTTGAAGATGACAAATCACTGGGCGTATCTTTAAAAGAACGTCTGGACAAAGAGGGTTACCAAACTACCTGGGTATCTACTCTTGCGCGAGCCAAAGAGGCGTTTAAGGCCACTCGATTTGACTTGGTGATTCTTGATGTGGGTTTGCCTGATGGATCAGGTTTTGATTTTGCTAAAGAAGTGAGGGAGTCCAGCACGGTGCCCTTTATTTTTGTGACGGCCCAAACTTCGGCCGAGCAAAGGTTGCATGGTTATGAGATTGGCGCAGAAGAGTACATTCCAAAACCTTTTCATTTAAAAGAGTTTTTGATGCGCGTGTCGCACGTTCTTGAAAATCATGCCATTGACGCGGTGGTTTCTTGCGGACAAAAACAAATACTCTTTCAAAGTATGTCGATCTTAAATGAAGATGGGACCCAAACTCGATTGCCGCTAAAGGATTTTCAGATTTTAAAATTATTAATTGAACGATCACCACAAGTAGTGAGTCGTGACGACATTCTCAATAAAGTGTGGGGAGAAGAGAAGTTCCCCACTCATAGAACAGTGGACAACATTATTTTACGGATTCGCCAAGCTCTGGGAGAGGGCGGGTCTCGTTGCATTCGGTCAGTCCGTGGAGTGGGTTATCAATGGGCCGAGAAAGTGGCGGTAGAACATGGCAAATGA
- a CDS encoding HAMP domain-containing histidine kinase — MYRRRVNRKIIYVSVWIVFTIAMAGWWMAFSINLLERIKNVPWEGQADVLRHKNMLMWEGATWILLLLAGGIALIYFVLQEERYTQQIKEFVAAFSHDMKTSLASLRLQAESLREDMKDPELSPLVDRLEGDIVRLGLQLENSLYLGRHEAQKIFIENISVNDMIHSLEHFWPQLKIKVLNPVTVRGDRRALESIFTNLIQNSVVHGSASEVVIKGGPLSQESVEVEISDNGEGFPGDYEQLGEIFYRHNPSSGSGLGLYIVRQLLNEIDGDIKFIRRSPGHGFAIRLQLRGSVQA; from the coding sequence ATGTATAGACGGCGAGTGAATCGAAAGATCATTTATGTCAGCGTTTGGATCGTTTTTACCATTGCCATGGCGGGATGGTGGATGGCTTTTTCGATCAACCTGCTTGAAAGAATAAAAAATGTGCCTTGGGAAGGACAGGCTGATGTTTTGCGGCACAAAAATATGTTGATGTGGGAAGGGGCCACTTGGATTTTACTTCTATTGGCTGGCGGAATTGCATTGATCTATTTTGTCTTGCAAGAGGAACGCTACACCCAGCAGATCAAAGAATTTGTGGCCGCGTTTTCTCACGATATGAAAACGTCTTTGGCGAGCTTGCGGCTTCAGGCCGAGAGCCTGCGTGAAGATATGAAAGATCCGGAACTCAGTCCCCTCGTTGACCGATTAGAGGGTGATATTGTTCGGCTAGGGTTACAGCTTGAAAACTCACTTTATCTGGGACGGCACGAAGCTCAAAAGATTTTTATCGAGAATATTTCGGTGAACGACATGATTCATTCATTAGAGCACTTTTGGCCTCAGTTGAAAATCAAGGTATTGAATCCAGTGACCGTGCGAGGGGATCGTCGTGCCTTAGAGAGCATTTTTACCAATCTAATTCAAAACTCCGTCGTGCATGGGAGCGCCTCGGAGGTCGTGATCAAGGGCGGGCCACTAAGCCAAGAAAGTGTGGAAGTTGAAATCTCAGACAATGGCGAGGGGTTTCCTGGAGATTATGAACAACTGGGTGAGATTTTTTACCGGCACAACCCCAGTAGCGGAAGCGGCCTTGGTTTATATATAGTGCGCCAGCTTCTCAATGAAATAGATGGCGACATTAAGTTTATTCGAAGGTCTCCAGGCCATGGCTTTGCCATTCGCCTGCAATTAAGAGGAAGTGTTCAGGCATGA
- a CDS encoding glutamate-1-semialdehyde 2,1-aminomutase, with product MPQSESHRLFERSLKVAPGGVHSPVRAFKSVGGEPLFFESAQGALLTSVDDKTYVDFCQSFGPNILGHCDPEVKEVVHKAIDTAWSVGASEPYSLQLAEWITERIPWVERLRFVSSGTEAVMSALRLARGFTRREKIVKFEGCYHGHVDSMLVKAGSGLAGLAASDSAGVSEKVASDTIVVPLNNEDALKKAFSEHGAEIAAVILEPLPANFGLLVQREEFLKTVVNTARAAGSLVIFDEVITGFRVKMGGMAETLNIQPDLVTYGKVIGGGFPVGCYGGRGEIMDQVAPLGPVYQAGTLSANPVGMQAGLATLKKVERDGVIDKLEARTKKWSQSLNEIFQRHQSPLRVTHQGSLFWIHKSKGEPIRAITDFVEGHAEGFSVLFHACLNAGIYLAPSSYEVGFLSWAHTDEILGEVLERFDQAVKESHV from the coding sequence TTGCCTCAGTCCGAATCTCATCGTCTGTTTGAAAGATCTTTGAAAGTCGCCCCTGGGGGAGTTCACTCTCCGGTGCGGGCATTTAAAAGTGTTGGTGGCGAGCCGTTGTTTTTTGAATCCGCGCAAGGGGCCCTTTTGACTTCTGTGGATGATAAAACCTATGTGGATTTTTGCCAAAGCTTTGGGCCCAATATTCTTGGTCACTGCGATCCTGAAGTGAAAGAGGTGGTTCACAAAGCCATAGATACGGCGTGGTCAGTGGGGGCCAGCGAGCCCTATTCTCTGCAGTTAGCCGAGTGGATAACGGAGCGAATTCCTTGGGTGGAGCGTTTACGGTTTGTAAGTTCAGGCACGGAAGCCGTAATGAGTGCACTTCGTTTGGCCCGTGGTTTTACAAGACGTGAGAAAATCGTGAAGTTTGAGGGCTGTTATCACGGTCATGTGGATTCAATGTTAGTGAAAGCGGGCAGTGGCCTTGCTGGATTGGCGGCCAGTGACTCCGCTGGGGTGTCAGAGAAAGTGGCATCGGATACGATTGTAGTGCCGCTGAACAATGAAGATGCATTAAAAAAGGCATTTAGCGAGCACGGAGCTGAGATAGCAGCAGTTATTCTAGAGCCGTTGCCAGCCAATTTTGGGCTTTTGGTGCAACGAGAGGAATTTCTCAAAACTGTGGTCAACACGGCAAGAGCCGCTGGGAGTTTGGTGATTTTTGACGAAGTGATTACGGGCTTTCGTGTGAAAATGGGCGGCATGGCAGAGACGCTAAATATTCAGCCAGATCTAGTGACTTACGGAAAAGTCATTGGCGGTGGATTCCCCGTGGGCTGTTACGGCGGGCGGGGTGAGATTATGGATCAAGTGGCGCCGCTTGGTCCTGTTTACCAGGCAGGGACCTTATCGGCGAATCCTGTGGGTATGCAGGCCGGACTTGCAACGCTTAAAAAGGTAGAACGAGACGGTGTCATTGATAAGCTTGAGGCGCGAACCAAGAAATGGAGTCAGTCGCTGAATGAAATTTTTCAACGTCATCAATCGCCATTGCGGGTGACTCACCAAGGATCACTATTTTGGATTCACAAATCAAAAGGTGAACCGATTCGGGCCATCACTGACTTTGTCGAAGGACATGCAGAAGGGTTTTCCGTTTTGTTTCACGCTTGTCTCAACGCAGGTATATATTTGGCCCCTAGTAGCTATGAAGTGGGGTTTTTATCTTGGGCCCACACGGATGAAATTTTAGGCGAGGTATTGGAGCGGTTTGATCAAGCCGTAAAAGAGAGCCATGTATAG